A region from the Oryzias latipes chromosome 20, ASM223467v1 genome encodes:
- the LOC101170717 gene encoding regulator of G-protein signaling 9-binding protein B-like, protein MPLVNNKVGDDSTVGNDKALSDGKALVDSLIKVVACYRHLASCVGGCTDSLQLRDELRQTREKAQKLAETICHHLTSRLRDKSLPEEQRKEMELLWVAFSSSLELLHVDMCKVHNISDIFLVANKTSLVQTGVQGGGSEVAARALSLPDLNQAQAPSPPACLENEEQCTLEQEITRIDHMIDDMEMKVNVLRWMVEPHGPQYADPLSSVDSTSLALFSVDEEQPGPAPQIPHQHRCILALSLLLAVVLMQVTLFICIFLFS, encoded by the exons ATGCCACTTGTAAATAACAAAGTTGGGGATGATTCCACAGTTGGCAACGACAAAGCTCTGTCAGATGGAAAAGCGTTGGTGGACTCTTTGATCAAG GTGGTAGCCTGCTACCGGCATTTGGCTTCGTGTGTTGGTGGATGCACAGACAGCTTACAGCTGCGGGATGAGCTCCGACAAACGCGAGAAAAGGCCCAAAAGCTGGCAGAGACCATCTGCCATCACTTGACCTCACGTCTGCGTGACAAGAGCCTGCCCGAGGAGCAGCGCAAGGAGATGGAGCTCCTCTGGGTGGCCTTCTCCTCCAGTCTAGAGCTtctgcatgttgacatgtgcaAGGTTCACAACATCAGTGACATTTTCTTAGTGGCTAACAAAACATCGCTGGTGCAAACTGGTGTTCAAG GAGGAGGCAGTGAGGTAGCAGCCCGAGCGCTCAGTTTACCTGACTTGAACCAAGCCCAGGCACCAAGCCCCCCTGCCTGCCTGGAGAATGAGGAGCAGTGCACGTTGGAGCAGGAGATCACTCGCATCGACCACATGATCGATGACATGGAGATGAAAGTCAACGTGTTGCGGTGGATGGTGGAGCCCCATGGGCCGCAGTACGCAGACCCGCTCAGCAGCGTCGACAGCACCTCCTTAGCTCTGTTCTCTGTAGATGAAGAGCAGCCCGGCCCTGCGCCCCAGATTCCACACCAGCACCGCTGCATCCTTGCGCTCTCACTGCTGCTTGCTGTTGTTTTAATGCAAGTCACTTTATTtatctgtatttttcttttctcatga
- the LOC101166999 gene encoding mitochondrial calcium uniporter regulator 1, with product MVFKLCQTPIKRSGVVSYPGKWYESTAAVQDKVDRFLPASLDRWRIVTDVDELAGFQRAVITFPSNFVQFPSGGRRARRNQLSPSRFSVRELSTSTRTLQYDMKPDIPKAQGRKLFFDTHAVVRLFEENGFSTQQAEVMVNVLMRTTNSNMDVVYSDMVTKVHQEIMLQRVMSQIAAVKKDMIILEKSEFSALLAENEKLKIQLLELNEQLADVIKKVHSDNMLDMNLEKSRVKELKAEHDKQLLETRTEIMEMTAEQDRHFTETNMKIDTEVAGLKTMLESHKLDTIKYLAGSVFTGLTVVLGFYRVWM from the exons ATGGTGTTTAAACTGTGTCAAACGCCAATTAAACGTTCTGGTGTTGTTAGCTATCCTGGAAAGTGGTATGAGTCGACTGCAGCAGTTCAGGACAAAGTTGATCGTTTTTTACCTGCATCACTAGACAGGTGGAGAATAGTAACAGATGTCGACGAATTAGCAGGCTTCCAACGAGCCGTCATCACATTTCCAAGCAACTTTGTTCAGTTTCCTTCAGGAGGAAGACGCGCGAGGAGAAATCAGCTGTCTCCGTCACGTTTCTCAGTACGAG AGCTCAGTACCTCCACCAGAACCCTCCAGTACGACATGAAACCGGACATACCCAAGGCTCAGGGCCGGAAGCTCTTTTTTGACACCCACGCAGTAGTTCGGCTCTTTGAAGAGAAcg GGTTCTCCACTCAACAAGCTGAAGTGATGGTGAACGTGCTGATGAGGACCACAAACTCAAATATGGATGTGGTTTATAGTGACATGGTCACCAAGGTGCATCAG GAGATCATGCTGCAGCGAGTGATGTCCCAAATTGCAGCAGTGAAGAAGGACATGATTATCCTGGAGAAGAGCGAGTTCTCTGCTCTGCTGGCAGAGAACGAG aaacTAAAGATCCAGTTGTTAGAACTCAATGAGCAACTTGCT GATGTGATCAAAAAGGTTCACTCTGACAATATGTTGGACATGAATTTGGAGAAAAGCCGCGTAAAAGAACTA AAAGCAGAGCACGACAAGCAGCTTTTAGAGACTCGGACTGAGATCATGGAAATG ACAGCAGAGCAGGACCGGCATTTCACTGAGACAAACATGAAAATTGACACTGAAGTTGCTGGTCTGAAAACCATGCTGGAGTCTCACAAACTGGATACAATCAAATATCTTGCAG GTTCAGTATTCACGGGTCTCACTGTGGTCTTGGGTTTCTACAGAGTTTGGATGTAA
- the dph2 gene encoding 2-(3-amino-3-carboxypropyl)histidine synthase subunit 2, translating to MADAFSSSSETVIQRVLEVISKANTPAEKLDDLYEIKKCCKFITDHHFQKVALQFPDELLRDSVAVAEEIEKNCNVKTFILGDTSYGSCCVDEVAAEHVGADCIVHYGSACLSPSKRLPLMYIFEKRQLDVEMCACSFRELYPDKQSHVVLLYDVNYDHAIDDLVRILSPEYPNLLASKLVVESEQCFSHDRTDQLSSLLSDHDEKQLVYQFGRQFCLKTGLTITDYSMFYVGQEGATLRNFMMTWNRCSFCSFDPEKRKGRVESISINRALMKRYYAIERAKDASVVGILVGTLGVADYLTIIQQLKENIHRAGKKSYVFAMGKLNVPKLANFLEIDIFVLIACPENSLLDSSEFYKPVVTPFEMEVACNRKREWSEEYVTDFRHLLPGGPSHVLFAERQEEDDETDVSLITGALRSSSVANGEPAESPYGSSVVLRNQTMTVANTNSAASFLASRSWRGLEQKLGETPVVKAVEGRRGIAIAYEEEGSSS from the exons ATGGCTGATGCATTCAGTAGCAGCTCGGAAACTGTAATTCAGCGGGTGCTGGAAGTAATTTCGAAggcaaacacacctgcagagaAACTAGATGACTTGTATGAGATAAAGAAGTGTTGTAAGTTCATTACAGACCATCATTTCCAAAAG GTTGCTCTGCAGTTTCCTGATGAGCTGCTGAGAGATTCCGTGGCAGTAGCAGAGGAGATTGAGAAAAACTGCAATGTCAAAACATTCATTTTGGGAGACACTTCTTATGGCAG CTGCTGCGTGGATGAAGTGGCTGCCGAGCACGTCGGGGCGGACTGCATCGTGCACTACGGCAGTGCTTGCCTCAGTCCCTCAAAAAGGCTCCCTCtaatgtacatttttgaaaaaagacaaCTAGATGTGGAGATGTGTGCTTGCTCCTTCCGAGAGCTTTACCCGGACAAACAGAGCCATGTAGTTCTCCTTTACGATGTCAACTATGATCACGCTATCG aTGATCTTGTGAGGATTCTGTCTCCAGAGTATCCAAACCTTCTTGCATCCAAACTCGTCGTAGAAAGCGAGCAGTGCTTTAGTCACGACCGGACAGATCAACTGAGTTCTTTACTTTCTGATCATGATGAAAAGCAGCTCGTCTACCAGTTTGGAAGGCAGTTCTGCCTCAAAACAGGCTTAACAATAACAGATTACAGTATGTTCTACGTCGGTCAGGAAGGAGCGACGCTGCGAAACTTCATGATGACCTGGAATCGATGCTCTTTTTGCTCTTTTGACCCAGAGAAGAGGAAGGGAAGAGTTGAGTCAATAAGTATCAACCGAGCACTTATGAAGCGGTATTACGCCATAGAAAGAGCCAAGGATGCCAGTGTGGTCGGCATCCTGGTGGGCACCCTGGGGGTGGCCGACTACCTCACCATCATCCAGCAGCTGAAGGAGAACATCCACAGAGCTGGCAAGAAGAGCTACGTGTTTGCTATGGGGAAGCTGAATGTTCCTAAGCTGGCAAACTTTCTTGAAATCGACATATTTGTCCTTATCGCGTGTCCCGAGAACTCGCTTCTGGACTCGAGTGAGTTCTATAAACCTGTGGTGACGCCGTTTGAGATGGAGGTGGCCTGCAATAGGAAAAGGGAATGGTCAGAGGAGTACGTCACCGACTTTCGACATCTCCTGCCAG GAGGACCCAGTCATGTGCTTTTCGCAGAGAGGCAGGAAGAAGATGACGAGACGGACGTTTCTTTGATCACTGGAGCTCTGCGAAGCTCAAGCGTGGCGAACGGCGAGCCTGCGGAGAGCCCGTATGGATCCTCTGTGGTTCTTAGGAACCAGACGATGACCGTAGCCAACACCAACTCCGCTG cATCCTTTTTGGCGAGTCGGAGCTGGCGTGGTTTGGAGCAGAAGCTGGGAGAGACGCCTGTGGTGAAGGCAGTGGAGGGCCGGAGAGGCATCGCTATAGCCTACGAGGAGGAAGGATCTTCTTCATAA
- the ncf2 gene encoding neutrophil cytosol factor 2 yields MSFVDTLRQWDDGVTCADKQDFSEALRILLAIPEPNSKICFNIGCLHLLNQNLDDAEKAFDCSIRKDEHLAVAFFQRGITFYKKMRYEESIGDFQRAFKTLRGNNLIDYKALGLRYILYACEVLHNMALAEAQLGNWEKAEQNLRKALDYKTDAKLSVIEKAQQAVLKEKLFKLVEFPSKMMFKPNKHYVAELEKKDYLGKAKVVASVNPQDDFSGFAPLQPQVEDGPLSPREPEVLRALEGEPHTVLFEFVPETCDELAVKPGNMVFVLQKGADNWAYVIFNGRTGLVPYNYLERQEISLALKQKKGLVPTSSREAPNIPERTRGLSSGNDSNGNEEQTVPDSLYIVKVHFTFTFAVSIPRESSYEVLIRKISKKVKLPSDNISLSLDSSGQRAIDANTDMETVWSQVRAGRITLWCKEKKQEEGEETHKVALHSYQSANPEDLNFKEGDEITVLARINQDWLEGRCNGSTGIFPASFVK; encoded by the exons ATGTCTTTTGTGGACACTCTGCGACAGTGGGATGACGGCGTAACCTGTGCTGACAAACAGGATTTTTCGGAAGCTCTCCGGATTCTCTTGGCCATTCCTGAGCCAAACTCCAAGATTTGTTTCAACATCGGCTGTCTGCATCTGCTTAACCAGAACTTGGATGATGCTGAAAAG GCGTTCGATTGCAGCATTCGCAAGGATGAGCATTTGGCAGTGGCTTTCTTTCAAAGAGGAATCACCTTTTATAAGAAGATGAG GTACGAAGAGAGCATTGGTGACTTCCAGAGAGCCTTCAAAACGCTAAGAGGAAACAACCTGATCGATTACAAGGCCCTTGGTCTCAGATATATTCTATATGCATGTGAG GTTCTCCACAACATGGCCCTGGCTGAGGCTCAGCTGGGAAACTGGGAAAAGGCTGAGCAAAACCTCAGGAAGGCGCTTGACTACAAAACAGACGCCAAGCTCAGTGTCATCGAAAAAGCTCAGCAGGCAGTCCTG AAGGAGAAGCTGTTCAAACTAGTGGAGTTCCCATCAAAAATGATGTTTAAACCAAATAAACATTACGTTGCAGAGCTGGAGAAGAAAGACTACCTGGGCAAAGCCAAA GTTGTTGCCTCTGTCAATCCACAAGACgatttttctggatttgctcCTCTGCAGCCACAG GTTGAAGATGGTCCACTTTCTCCAAGAGAACCAGAAGTTTTAAG AGCCTTGGAAGGTGAACCCCACACTGTACTGTTTGAGTTTGTTCCTGAAACCTGCGACGAGCTGGCCGTGAAGCCCGGCAACATGGTGTTCGTGCTGCAGAAAGGGGCAGACAACTGGGCCTATGTCATCTTCAATGGAAGA ACGGGACTCGTACCGTACAATTACCTGGAGCGTCAGGAGATCTCTCTggctttaaaacagaaaaag GGTTTGGTTCCAACTTCAAGTCGAGAAGCACCGAATATACCGGAGAGGACTCGAG GTCTCAGTTCTGGGAACGACAGCAATGGAAATGAAGAGCAGACG GTTCCAGACAGTTTATACATCGTCAAAGTTCACTTCACATTCACCTTTGCTGTCTCAATACCACGTGAGTCTTCCTATGAAGTGCTGATAAGAAAAATAAGCAAGAAGGTGAAGCTCCCGTCAGACAACATCTCCTTAAG CTTAGATTCAAGCGGACAACGTGCGATTGATGCAAACACAGACATGGAAACGGTGTGGAGCCAGGTCCGTGCCGGGCGCATCACTTTGTGGTGCAAAGAAAAGAAG caggaggagggggaggaaacTCACAAAGTGGCGCTTCACTCATACCAGTCTGCAAATCCAGAAGATCTGAACTTTAAGGAAGGGGATGAAATCACAGTCCTTGCAAGAA TTAACCAGGACTGGCTGGAAGGACGGTGTAATGGGAGTACTGGGATATTTCCTGCATCTTTTGTGAAATAA